From a region of the Acanthochromis polyacanthus isolate Apoly-LR-REF ecotype Palm Island chromosome 3, KAUST_Apoly_ChrSc, whole genome shotgun sequence genome:
- the LOC110959192 gene encoding keratin, type I cytoskeletal 19-like encodes MYYSQSITSSSPITRQSRSFTSSAAPQKAHSLYAYNVRGGPRISATSVHSVSSGFGGYGAGADFGSSYGRGFDLSLATDQSSLHLNEKATMQNLNDRLASYLEKVRSLEAANAKLEKQIREYYEQKGPAAERDYSHFWAIINDLKDKIHNATINNANILLQIDNSKLAADDFKTKFEHELMMRQSVEADIANLRRLLDQTTLTKADLEMQIESLQDELAYLKKNHAEELAALRSQLTGTVNVEVDAAPQQDLNKVLEDIRAQYETITEKHRRDQEAWFNDKTATLTKEVAISTETIQTSKTEISDLRRTLQGLEIELQSQLSMKSALENTIAETEARYSAMLAGYQSTINMLEAELSNVRASIEQQGQEYKMLLDIKTRLEQEIATYRSLLETEESRPIGTGGSKTTITTTTVRS; translated from the exons ATGTATTACAGCCAGAGCATCACCTCCAGCAGTCCTATCACCAGGCAGAGCCGCAGCTTCACCTCCAGCGCTGCTCCCCAGAAGGCTCACAGCTTGTATGCATACAACGTCAGGGGAGGCCCCCGCATATCAGCCACTTCAGTACACTCAGTCTCCTCTGGATTCGGAGGCTATGGAGCTGGAGCTGACTTTGGAAGCAGCTATGGCAGGGGCTTCGACCTGTCCCTCGCCACTGATCAGAGCTCTCTGCACCTGAACGAGAAGGCCACCATGCAGAACCTGAACGACCGTCTGGCCTCCTACCTGGAGAAAGTCCGTTCTCTGGAGGCGGCCAACGCCAAGCTGGAGAAGCAGATCAGAGAGTACTACGAGCAGAAGGGGCCTGCAGCTGAGAGGGACTACAGCCATTTCTGGGCCATCATCAACGACCTGAAGGACAAG ATCCATAACGCCACCATCAACAACGCCAACATCCTGCTCCAGATTGACAACTCCAAACTGGCTGCTGATGACTTCAAAACCAA ATTCGAGCATGAGCTGATGATGCGCCAGTCAGTTGAGGCCGACATTGCCAACCTCCGCCGCCTGCTTGACCAGACCACCCTGACAAAGGCCGACCTGGAGATGCAGATCGAAAGCCTGCAGGATGAGCTGGCCTACCTTAAGAAGAACCACGCAGAG GAGCTGGCAGCACTGCGCTCTCAGCTTACCGGCACAGTCAACGTGGAGGTGGATGCTGCACCTCAGCAAGATCTGAACAAAGTACTGGAGGACATCCGCGCCCAGTATGAGACCATCACCGAAAAACACCGTCGCGACCAGGAGGCTTGGTTTAATGACAAG ACGGCAACCCTGACCAAAGAAGTGGCCATCAGCACAGAAACAATCCAGACGTCCAAGACAGAGATCAGTGACCTGCGGCGCACACTGCAAGGCCTGGAGATCGAGCTGCAGTCTCAGCTCAGCATg AAAAGTGCACTGGAGAACACGATAGCAGAGACCGAGGCCCGTTACAGCGCCATGCTGGCCGGTTACCAGAGCACAATCAACATGCTGGAGGCAGAGCTATCCAACGTGCGCGCCAGCATCGAGCAGCAGGGCCAAGAATATAAGATGCTGCTGGACATCAAGACCAGGCTGGAGCAGGAGATCGCAACCTACAGGAGCCTGCTGGAAACAGAGGAGTCCAG ACCAATTGGCACCG GGGGCTCAAAGACCACAATCACCACCACCACTGTGCGCAGCTAG